ACCGCGGCGGTGCTCTTTTCCGTCGCGGCGCTCGGCCGGCAGATCCTTCCCGCCTTCCTCGGCGGCGTCGCGCTCTTCATCGCCTACACCTTTGCGGGGGAGATGGCGGGCGATCTCGGCGCGTCGACGCTGGCGGCGCTGGCTGATCCGTTCGGCGTGCAGGTGGTGGAGGGGATCACGCGCTACTGGACGCCGGTGCAGCGCGACTCGCAGGCGATCGGCTTCCCGGCGATCCTGCTGTGGAACCGGCTCCTCTGGCTCGGCGTCGCGATGGCGATCCTGGCGCTGCTCCACCACCGCTTCCGCTTCGCCCACCCGGGCGGCGCACCCGGCCGCAGGAGGCGGCGCAAGGTGGCGGACGCCCCGGTGCTCAGGACGGGCCCCATCGTGGTTCCGGCGGTCGAGAGGTCGTTCGGGGCGCGCATGCGCGTGGAGCAGACGATCGAGGTCGCTCGGCGCGCGCTGGGGGAGATCGCGCGGAGCCGCGCCTTCCTCGCCATCGCGGCGGGGGCGGTGGTCTTCGTCTTCGTGGTGGGGTGGGACGTGGGGGACCTGATCTTCGGCACCTCCACCTGGCCCGTCACCCACCTCATCGCGGTGGACGTGCTAACCGGCGCGGCCGCACCCATCGTGGCCGTGCTGATCGCGCTCTTCGCGGGCGAGATGGTGTGGCGGGAGCGCGACGTGCGCGTGAGCGAGATCGCCGATGCCGCGCCGGTGCGGGGGTGGGTGGCGCTGCTGGGACGCTTCCTGGCGCTCGTGGCGATGATCGTGATCCTGCAGGCGGTGCTGATGGGGTCGGGCGTGCTGCTGCAGGCGCTCCGCGGCTACCACCGCCACGAGCTCGGGCTCTACCTGCGCATCCTCTTCGGGATGAAGCTGATCGACTACGTCCTCATCGCGGCGCTGGCGATGGCGGTGCACGCGATCGTGAACCAGAAGTACCTCGGGCACTTAGTGGTGGTGCTGTACTACCTCTTCACCGTCTTCGCCGGCAGCTTCGGCGTGCAGCACAACCTGCTGGTCTACGGCTCCGATCCGGGTTGGGTGTACTCCGACATGAACGGATTCGGCCCGTTCGTGGCGCCCTTCGTCTGGTTCAAGCTGTACTGGGCGGCCTGGGCGCTCCTCTTTGCCCTCGCCGCGAACCTCGCGTGGGTGCGCGGACGGGAGTGGAGCGTGCGCACGCGCGTGGCCGAGGCGCGCTCGCGGGTCACCGGCACCGTGGTGCGCGCGGGCGCCCTGGCGGCGATGCTGGTGCTGGCGCTGGGCGGCTTCATCTTCTACAACACCAACATCCTTAACGACTACCGCACGCCCTTTGAGCAGGGCGAGGTGCAGGCGGAGTACGAACGCCGCTACCGCCGCTTCGACGCCCTTCCGCAGCCCCGCCTGACCGCCGCCAAGCTGCGCGTAGAGATCTACCCGGACGAGGGCGCCGCCGACCTGCGCGGCACCTACCGCCTCGTCAACCTGACGGCACGGGCGATCGACTCGGTGCACGTCGCCGTCGCGCCGGAGATCCGCGTCCGCTCCATCGGCTTCGACCGCCCGGCCAGGCGCGTGCTGCGGGACGACCGGGCGCAGTACCACATCTACGCCCTCGCGCGCCCGCTGCGGCCCGGCGACTCGCTGCACCTGGCGTTCGACGTGGGATTCCGGCCGCGCGGCTTCCCCAACAGCGGCATCCCCACCGACGTGGCGCGGAACGGCGCCTACTTCGACGCCCGCTGGCTGCCGCTGATCGGCTACCAGCCGGCCGGCGAGCTGAGCGACGAGAAGGCGCGCCGGGAGCACGGCCTCCCCCCGATCCGTCCCACGCCCGCGGCGGACGACGCGGGCGCGCTCCAATCCCGCTGGGGTATCCGCAACGTGGACCTAGTGCACATCGACGCCGTCGTCGGCACCGACCGCGACCAGATCGCCATCACCCCCGGCACCCTGCAGCGCGAGTGGATGGAGAACGGCCGGCGTTACTTCCACTACCGCATGGACGGGCCGCTCCCCTTCAACGCACCCGTCCTATCCGCCGAGTACGCGGTGGCGGAGGACCGCTGGAGGGACCCTTCGGCAAGCTCAGGGCAGGCTGTCGCGCTGCGCGTCTACCATCACCCGACGCACACCTTCAACGTGCAGCGGATGCTCCGCGGTATGAAGGCGGCGCTGGAATACAACAGCACCCACTTCGGCCCCTACCAGTTCAGGGAGCTGCGCGTGGTGGAGTTTCCGCGCTACGCCAGCTTCGCCCGCGCGCACCCGCACACCATCGCCTACTCGGAGGGGAGCGCCTTCCTCACGCGCGTCTACGAGGGCGACGTGGACCGCCCCTTCTTCGTGACCGCGCACGAGACGGCGCACCAGTGGTGGGGCGGCCAGGTGTTCGGCGCGCGTGTGCGCGGTGCCTCCATCCTCACCGAGACACTGGCGCAGTACAGCTCCATGATGGTGATGGAGAAGGAGCTGGGTTTGGAACAGGTCCGCCGCTTCTACGAGTACGAGCTGGAGCGCTACCTCCAGGGCCGTGGCGTCTACACCAACCGCGAAGTCCCCCTGCTGGACGTGGAGAACCAGAGCTACCTGTACTACCACAAGGGCGCCGTGGCCATGTACACGCTGCGCGACCACATCGGCGAGGCGCGCGTGAACGCCGCCCTGCGCGCCTTCCTCAACAAGCATCGCGCCGGCGTGCCGCCCTACCCCACCTCGCGTGACCTGTACGCGGAGCTGCGCGCCGTCACCCCGGACTCGCTGCACCCCCTGCTGCGCGACCTCTTCGAAGACGTGGTGCTGACCAGCGTGCGCGCCGGCGAGGCGCGCGTGGAGCCCACGGGCACCGGCCAGTACCGCGTCACGCTCCAGGTCACCGCAACCAAGGTCCGCGCCGACAGCATCGGCCGCGAAACGGAGATCCCGATGAACGACCTGGTCGAGATCGGCGTCTTTGCGGGCCCGCAAAAGGACGGCGCCCCCGGCGAGCCGCTCTACCTCCGCCGACACCGCGTCCGCAGCGGCGCGCAGACCATCACCGTCACCGTCCCCCGCCCCCCCACGCGCGCCGGCATCGACCCCTACCGCAAGCTCATCGGCCGCGACGCGGGGGCAAACGTGGTGGAGGTCAAGGGGGCAGCCGCGGGCGGTGCGGTGCGGACCGGTGGCTGAGCGCCAGCCAACGGCGGGGCGGTCCCGTACCATCCCGAGGAAACCTGTTTGCATTCTGACCAGCCTGTCTCACGCAGAGACGCAGGAGAGAAAAAGCAGAAACAAACGGCCTCACACAGAGCCGCAGAGGAAACTGATAAGAGAAACGAAAAGGGTTTCGATCTCGCCGTGCTTCCGTGTCTCCGTTGGCCCCGACGAGCCGCAGGCGTCCTGATCCTGGAGTCCCTCGCG
This DNA window, taken from Longimicrobium sp., encodes the following:
- a CDS encoding M1 family aminopeptidase — its product is MGEVFRFEIEYRLRSLSTWIYAALLLGVPFLMLHMINGSSSWMNSPERVTIISGMTGTLGMLVTAALFGDAATRDFSSGMHPLVFTTPTRKAEYLGGRFLGALAVNAVLLLGVPLGQLIGASMPYMDPQMFGPMRPGAYVQAYLLFLLPNLVLTAAVLFSVAALGRQILPAFLGGVALFIAYTFAGEMAGDLGASTLAALADPFGVQVVEGITRYWTPVQRDSQAIGFPAILLWNRLLWLGVAMAILALLHHRFRFAHPGGAPGRRRRRKVADAPVLRTGPIVVPAVERSFGARMRVEQTIEVARRALGEIARSRAFLAIAAGAVVFVFVVGWDVGDLIFGTSTWPVTHLIAVDVLTGAAAPIVAVLIALFAGEMVWRERDVRVSEIADAAPVRGWVALLGRFLALVAMIVILQAVLMGSGVLLQALRGYHRHELGLYLRILFGMKLIDYVLIAALAMAVHAIVNQKYLGHLVVVLYYLFTVFAGSFGVQHNLLVYGSDPGWVYSDMNGFGPFVAPFVWFKLYWAAWALLFALAANLAWVRGREWSVRTRVAEARSRVTGTVVRAGALAAMLVLALGGFIFYNTNILNDYRTPFEQGEVQAEYERRYRRFDALPQPRLTAAKLRVEIYPDEGAADLRGTYRLVNLTARAIDSVHVAVAPEIRVRSIGFDRPARRVLRDDRAQYHIYALARPLRPGDSLHLAFDVGFRPRGFPNSGIPTDVARNGAYFDARWLPLIGYQPAGELSDEKARREHGLPPIRPTPAADDAGALQSRWGIRNVDLVHIDAVVGTDRDQIAITPGTLQREWMENGRRYFHYRMDGPLPFNAPVLSAEYAVAEDRWRDPSASSGQAVALRVYHHPTHTFNVQRMLRGMKAALEYNSTHFGPYQFRELRVVEFPRYASFARAHPHTIAYSEGSAFLTRVYEGDVDRPFFVTAHETAHQWWGGQVFGARVRGASILTETLAQYSSMMVMEKELGLEQVRRFYEYELERYLQGRGVYTNREVPLLDVENQSYLYYHKGAVAMYTLRDHIGEARVNAALRAFLNKHRAGVPPYPTSRDLYAELRAVTPDSLHPLLRDLFEDVVLTSVRAGEARVEPTGTGQYRVTLQVTATKVRADSIGRETEIPMNDLVEIGVFAGPQKDGAPGEPLYLRRHRVRSGAQTITVTVPRPPTRAGIDPYRKLIGRDAGANVVEVKGAAAGGAVRTGG